A single Venturia canescens isolate UGA chromosome 1, ASM1945775v1, whole genome shotgun sequence DNA region contains:
- the Opa1 gene encoding dynamin-like 120 kDa protein, mitochondrial isoform X2, whose translation MEQILCGKFGHSILLLSKTSRYPVTIINTRNLMSGRLGRYCRPILASPQSRLLINPYRSYGMLVARVLRGALKLRYIVLGGAVGGGVTAQKKYEEWKDGLPDLGWMGDYMPTEEQWQTFRSSMSVFKDSLADKVGKVEIDPRIKELGEAKYQQYRAWFQQRLDDAIKAAESRRIEDENNNSSESAKSELSKNSVAFARPLFNENADTERKKSQAAQQRLDSMQDEVMQIQLKYQRELERLERENKELRKQMLLRGNQKINNRKIKKSLIDMYSDVLDELSDYDSAYSTADHLPRVVVVGDQSSGKTSVLEMIAQARIFPRGGGEMMTRAPVKVTLSEGPYHIAQFKDSSREFDLTKESELAELRREVEFRMKNSVKNGKTVSQDVISMTVKGPGLQRMVLVDLPGIISTVTVDMAEDTRDAIKQMTQQYMSNPNAIILCIQDGSVDAERSNVTDLVAQMDPTGKRTIFVLTKVDMAEENLTNPDRVRKILSGKLFPMKALGYFAVVTGRGRADDSIDTIKDYEEKFFRNSKLFKDGLVMSGQVTTRNLSLAVAECFWKMVRETVEQQADAFKATRFNLETEWKNNFPRLRELDRDELFEKSRVEILDEIVNLSQLSPRHWEEVLMSRIWEKVSMHVFENIYLPAAQTGNPSTFNTTVDIKLKQWAEQQLPAKSVESGWECLKHEFENLMNRAKQSPDHDDIFDNLKNSVVTEAMKRHSWEEKASQMLRVIQLNTLEDRNVNDKRDWDEAVRFLETSVKDKLQSTEQILKEMLGPSRKERWLYWHSQTTEQQQRTSVKNELDKILYSDKKHTPTLTQDELTTVRKNLQRNGLEIDNEFIRETWHPVYRRFFLQQSLSRAYDCRKAFFMYHNGHENETECNDLVLFWRIQQMLKVTSKALRQQIMNREARRLDKEIKEVLEDYSQDSEIKEKLLTGRRVTLAEELKRVRQIQEKLEEFIQALNKEK comes from the exons atggagCAAATTTTATGTGGGAAATTTGG acaCAGCATTCTGCTGTTATCCAAGACATCCCGCTATCCCGTCACAATTATCAATACTCGAAATTTGATGTCAGGTAGACTCGGCAGATATTGCAGGCCTATATTGGCCTCACCTCAGTCGAGACTCCTGATCAATCCTTATCGAAGCTATGGTATGCTAGTCGCTCGAGTTTTAAGGGGAGCATTGAAACTACGGTACATTGTACTTGGAGGAGCCGTCGGAGGTGGTGTAACAGCACAAAAA AAATATGAAGAATGGAAAGATGGTCTCCCGGATTTGGGTTGGATGGGAGACTACATGCCTACAGAGGAACAATGGCAAACATTTAGGAGTTCGATGTCCGTCTTCAAGGATTCTCTCGCAGACAAAGTTGGTAAAGTGGAGATAG ATCCGCGTATCAAGGAACTGGGTGAGGCGAAGTATCAGCAGTACAGAGCATGGTTTCAGCAACGTTTGGACGATGCAATCAAGGCAGCGGAGAGTCGAAGAATCGAAGATGAAAATAACAATTCGTCCGAGA GTGCGAAGAGTGAATTGTCCAAAAATTCCGTCGCCTTTGCTCGGCCCTTATTCAACGAGAACGCCGATACCGAACGCAAAAAATCAC AAGCAGCACAGCAACGATTGGATTCGATGCAAGACGAGGTTATGCAAATACAATTAAAGTATCAACGTGAGCTCGAACGTTTGGAACgcgaaaataaagaattgaGGAAACAAATGTTACTAAGAGGAAATCAGAAAATAAACAATCGTAAAATCAAG aaatCTTTGATCGACATGTACAGCGATGTGTTGGACGAATTAAGCGACTACGATAGCGCGTATTCAACGGCGGATCACTTGCCCCGTGTCGTTGTCGTGGGAGATCAGAGTTCCGGGAAAACGTCCGTACTGGAAATGATAGCTCAAGCTAGGATATTTCCCAG GGGCGGCGGTGAAATGATGACAAGAGCTCCGGTAAAAGTGACGCTGAGCGAGGGCCCTTATCACATCGCTCAATTCAAAGACAGCTCAAGGGAATTCGATTTGACAAAAGAGTCGGAGTTAGCCGAGCTTCGACGAGAGGTTGAGTTCCGAATGAAAAACAGCGTAAAAAACGGGAAAACCGTGAGTCAGGATGTGATTTCAATGACGGTTAAGGGGCCAGGATTACAACGCATGGTTCTGGTCGATCTGCCTGGAATAATAAGCACGGTCACGGTCGATATGGCGGAAGATACTCGGGACGCGATAAAACAAATGACTCAACAATACATGAGCAATCCAAACGCGATAATTCTCTGTATACAAGATGGATCGGTGGACGCGGAGCGAAGTAACGTCACGGATTTGGTAGCGCAGATGGATCCGACTGGAAAGCGTACTATTTTTGTTCTCACGAAAGTCGACATGGCCGAAGAGAATCTCACGAACCCTGATCGCGTACGAAAAATTCTGTCAGGAAAGCTATTCCCGATGAAGGCGTTGGGATACTTCGCCGTGGTGACTGGACGCGGCAGAGCGGACGACAGTATCGACACGATCAAGGATTACGAGGAGAAATTCTTcagaaactcaaaattgtttaaGGACGGTCTGGTAATGTCGGGGCAGGTGACCACTCGAAATTTGAGTCTCGCGGTAGCCGAGTGCTTCTGGAAAATGGTACGAGAAACCGTGGAACAACAGGCGGACGCGTTCAAAGCAACGAGATTCAATTTGGAGACCGagtggaaaaacaattttccgcGTTTGCGGGAACTCGACAGggatgaactttttgaaaaatcgcggGTTGAGATACTCGACGAAATAGTTAACTTGTCGCAACTGTCACCCCGTCATTGGGAGGAAGTTTTGATGTCGAGAATATGGGAAAAAGTGAGCATGCACGTTTTCGAGAATATTTATTTGCCGGCTGCACAAACTGGCAATCCGAGCACGTTCAATACCACCGTTGACATCAAATTGAAACAATGGGCGGAACAGCAACTGCCGGCTAAGAGCGTCGAGAGTGGCTGGGAGTGTTTGAAACACGAgttcgaaaatttgatgaatcgGGCGAAGCAGAGTCCTGATCACGACGACatattcgacaatttgaaaaattccgtCGTCACTGAAGCGATGAAACGGCATTCTTGGGAAGAAAAAGCTTCGCAAATGCTCCGAGTTATACAACTCAACACTCTCGAAGATCGGAACGTCAATGACAAACGTGATTGGGACGAAGCTGTCAGATTTCTCGAGACTTCGGTGAAGGATAAACTCCAGAGCACCGAGCAAATACTCAAAGAAATGTTGGGGCCCTCGAGAAAAGAGCGATGGTTGTATTGGCACAGTCAAACGACGGAACAACAGCAAAGAACCTCCGTTAAGAATGAGCTCGATAAAATTCTCTATTCCGACAAAAAGCACACGCCAACATTGACCCAGGATGAATTGACGACCGTAAGAAAAAATCTGCAACGCAACGGTCTCGAGATCGACAACGAATTCATACGAGAAACGTGGCATCCGGTTTACCGAAGATTTTTCCTCCAGCAGAGTCTGTCCAGGGCTTACGACTGTAGAAAAGCATTTTTCATGTATCACAACGGTCACGAGAACGAGACCGAGTGCAACGATCTCGTTTTGTTTTGGCGTATACAACAAATGCTCAAAGTCACGTCAAAGGCGCTCCGTCAACAAATTATGAATCGCGAAGCACGCAGGCTCGACAAAGAAATCAAAGAAGTGTTGGAGGACTACAGTCAGGACAGTGAAATTAAGGAGAAATTACTAACCGGTCGACGCGTCACGTTGGCCGAAGAGTTGAAAAGAGTTCGACAAATACaggaaaaacttgaagagTTCATACAAGCGCTCAACAAGGAAAAGTGA
- the Opa1 gene encoding dynamin-like 120 kDa protein, mitochondrial isoform X1 produces MEQILCGKFGHSILLLSKTSRYPVTIINTRNLMSGRLGRYCRPILASPQSRLLINPYRSYGMLVARVLRGALKLRYIVLGGAVGGGVTAQKKYEEWKDGLPDLGWMGDYMPTEEQWQTFRSSMSVFKDSLADKVGKVEIDPRIKELGEAKYQQYRAWFQQRLDDAIKAAESRRIEDENNNSSESIFEALTTIANQVYSGAKSELSKNSVAFARPLFNENADTERKKSQAAQQRLDSMQDEVMQIQLKYQRELERLERENKELRKQMLLRGNQKINNRKIKKSLIDMYSDVLDELSDYDSAYSTADHLPRVVVVGDQSSGKTSVLEMIAQARIFPRGGGEMMTRAPVKVTLSEGPYHIAQFKDSSREFDLTKESELAELRREVEFRMKNSVKNGKTVSQDVISMTVKGPGLQRMVLVDLPGIISTVTVDMAEDTRDAIKQMTQQYMSNPNAIILCIQDGSVDAERSNVTDLVAQMDPTGKRTIFVLTKVDMAEENLTNPDRVRKILSGKLFPMKALGYFAVVTGRGRADDSIDTIKDYEEKFFRNSKLFKDGLVMSGQVTTRNLSLAVAECFWKMVRETVEQQADAFKATRFNLETEWKNNFPRLRELDRDELFEKSRVEILDEIVNLSQLSPRHWEEVLMSRIWEKVSMHVFENIYLPAAQTGNPSTFNTTVDIKLKQWAEQQLPAKSVESGWECLKHEFENLMNRAKQSPDHDDIFDNLKNSVVTEAMKRHSWEEKASQMLRVIQLNTLEDRNVNDKRDWDEAVRFLETSVKDKLQSTEQILKEMLGPSRKERWLYWHSQTTEQQQRTSVKNELDKILYSDKKHTPTLTQDELTTVRKNLQRNGLEIDNEFIRETWHPVYRRFFLQQSLSRAYDCRKAFFMYHNGHENETECNDLVLFWRIQQMLKVTSKALRQQIMNREARRLDKEIKEVLEDYSQDSEIKEKLLTGRRVTLAEELKRVRQIQEKLEEFIQALNKEK; encoded by the exons atggagCAAATTTTATGTGGGAAATTTGG acaCAGCATTCTGCTGTTATCCAAGACATCCCGCTATCCCGTCACAATTATCAATACTCGAAATTTGATGTCAGGTAGACTCGGCAGATATTGCAGGCCTATATTGGCCTCACCTCAGTCGAGACTCCTGATCAATCCTTATCGAAGCTATGGTATGCTAGTCGCTCGAGTTTTAAGGGGAGCATTGAAACTACGGTACATTGTACTTGGAGGAGCCGTCGGAGGTGGTGTAACAGCACAAAAA AAATATGAAGAATGGAAAGATGGTCTCCCGGATTTGGGTTGGATGGGAGACTACATGCCTACAGAGGAACAATGGCAAACATTTAGGAGTTCGATGTCCGTCTTCAAGGATTCTCTCGCAGACAAAGTTGGTAAAGTGGAGATAG ATCCGCGTATCAAGGAACTGGGTGAGGCGAAGTATCAGCAGTACAGAGCATGGTTTCAGCAACGTTTGGACGATGCAATCAAGGCAGCGGAGAGTCGAAGAATCGAAGATGAAAATAACAATTCGTCCGAGA GTATATTCGAAGCGCTCACAACCATAGCAAACCAAGTTTATTCAG GTGCGAAGAGTGAATTGTCCAAAAATTCCGTCGCCTTTGCTCGGCCCTTATTCAACGAGAACGCCGATACCGAACGCAAAAAATCAC AAGCAGCACAGCAACGATTGGATTCGATGCAAGACGAGGTTATGCAAATACAATTAAAGTATCAACGTGAGCTCGAACGTTTGGAACgcgaaaataaagaattgaGGAAACAAATGTTACTAAGAGGAAATCAGAAAATAAACAATCGTAAAATCAAG aaatCTTTGATCGACATGTACAGCGATGTGTTGGACGAATTAAGCGACTACGATAGCGCGTATTCAACGGCGGATCACTTGCCCCGTGTCGTTGTCGTGGGAGATCAGAGTTCCGGGAAAACGTCCGTACTGGAAATGATAGCTCAAGCTAGGATATTTCCCAG GGGCGGCGGTGAAATGATGACAAGAGCTCCGGTAAAAGTGACGCTGAGCGAGGGCCCTTATCACATCGCTCAATTCAAAGACAGCTCAAGGGAATTCGATTTGACAAAAGAGTCGGAGTTAGCCGAGCTTCGACGAGAGGTTGAGTTCCGAATGAAAAACAGCGTAAAAAACGGGAAAACCGTGAGTCAGGATGTGATTTCAATGACGGTTAAGGGGCCAGGATTACAACGCATGGTTCTGGTCGATCTGCCTGGAATAATAAGCACGGTCACGGTCGATATGGCGGAAGATACTCGGGACGCGATAAAACAAATGACTCAACAATACATGAGCAATCCAAACGCGATAATTCTCTGTATACAAGATGGATCGGTGGACGCGGAGCGAAGTAACGTCACGGATTTGGTAGCGCAGATGGATCCGACTGGAAAGCGTACTATTTTTGTTCTCACGAAAGTCGACATGGCCGAAGAGAATCTCACGAACCCTGATCGCGTACGAAAAATTCTGTCAGGAAAGCTATTCCCGATGAAGGCGTTGGGATACTTCGCCGTGGTGACTGGACGCGGCAGAGCGGACGACAGTATCGACACGATCAAGGATTACGAGGAGAAATTCTTcagaaactcaaaattgtttaaGGACGGTCTGGTAATGTCGGGGCAGGTGACCACTCGAAATTTGAGTCTCGCGGTAGCCGAGTGCTTCTGGAAAATGGTACGAGAAACCGTGGAACAACAGGCGGACGCGTTCAAAGCAACGAGATTCAATTTGGAGACCGagtggaaaaacaattttccgcGTTTGCGGGAACTCGACAGggatgaactttttgaaaaatcgcggGTTGAGATACTCGACGAAATAGTTAACTTGTCGCAACTGTCACCCCGTCATTGGGAGGAAGTTTTGATGTCGAGAATATGGGAAAAAGTGAGCATGCACGTTTTCGAGAATATTTATTTGCCGGCTGCACAAACTGGCAATCCGAGCACGTTCAATACCACCGTTGACATCAAATTGAAACAATGGGCGGAACAGCAACTGCCGGCTAAGAGCGTCGAGAGTGGCTGGGAGTGTTTGAAACACGAgttcgaaaatttgatgaatcgGGCGAAGCAGAGTCCTGATCACGACGACatattcgacaatttgaaaaattccgtCGTCACTGAAGCGATGAAACGGCATTCTTGGGAAGAAAAAGCTTCGCAAATGCTCCGAGTTATACAACTCAACACTCTCGAAGATCGGAACGTCAATGACAAACGTGATTGGGACGAAGCTGTCAGATTTCTCGAGACTTCGGTGAAGGATAAACTCCAGAGCACCGAGCAAATACTCAAAGAAATGTTGGGGCCCTCGAGAAAAGAGCGATGGTTGTATTGGCACAGTCAAACGACGGAACAACAGCAAAGAACCTCCGTTAAGAATGAGCTCGATAAAATTCTCTATTCCGACAAAAAGCACACGCCAACATTGACCCAGGATGAATTGACGACCGTAAGAAAAAATCTGCAACGCAACGGTCTCGAGATCGACAACGAATTCATACGAGAAACGTGGCATCCGGTTTACCGAAGATTTTTCCTCCAGCAGAGTCTGTCCAGGGCTTACGACTGTAGAAAAGCATTTTTCATGTATCACAACGGTCACGAGAACGAGACCGAGTGCAACGATCTCGTTTTGTTTTGGCGTATACAACAAATGCTCAAAGTCACGTCAAAGGCGCTCCGTCAACAAATTATGAATCGCGAAGCACGCAGGCTCGACAAAGAAATCAAAGAAGTGTTGGAGGACTACAGTCAGGACAGTGAAATTAAGGAGAAATTACTAACCGGTCGACGCGTCACGTTGGCCGAAGAGTTGAAAAGAGTTCGACAAATACaggaaaaacttgaagagTTCATACAAGCGCTCAACAAGGAAAAGTGA
- the LOC122413779 gene encoding transcription initiation factor TFIID subunit 10-like: protein MADNFGRETPPGFSPNEEVKSAGQPLADFLLQLEDYNPTVPDAISEHYLHTAGFNTTDPRVVRLVSLAAQKFISEIANDALQHCKTRGTNQNTKGKGKDRRYTLTMEDLTPAVAEYGIVVKKPHYFV, encoded by the exons ATGGCAGATAATTTCGGACGTGAAACTCCCCCTGGATTTTCTCCAAATGAAGAAGTAAAGAGTGCTGGTCAACCACTGGCAGATTTTCTTCTCCAACTAGAAGATTACAACCCAACT GTGCCCGATGCTATCAGTGAACATTACTTACACACAGCAGGATTCAATACAACGGATCCAAGAGT TGTTCGCTTGGTTTCCTTGgctgcacaaaagtttatttcggAGATAGCAAACGATGCTTTACAGCACTGTAAAACACGAGGGAcaaatcaaaatacaaaaggaAAGGGAAAGGATCGTCGTTACACTCTTACTATGGAAGATCTTACACCCGCTGTTGCAGAATATGGCATTGTTGTTAAAAAACCTCATTATTTCGtctaa
- the LOC122413630 gene encoding GRB10-interacting GYF protein 2 isoform X1, with translation MTDSMKFGPEWLRNLSGDSCSSGGGGGGTTNLITPRYQLAEHRYGREEMLALFDRNCKPPEHLPSLHIFIEKTQLPLALIPMTEDETRLWNGGIATLTGAGRGRGGSVDRGGRIRTGRGILYSYHPRGIGYDDSGDGNRIESQSYQSRSRGFDRSQSERGWSERNGIPDPGEWNGSTSPRKELSRGTSGSSLMEGNWRRQRTAGEDEEGWRVTSHHRGEKWVRGSWRDGGGLDRARMDGEGEDIRGGSGRWDPRGGHRSSHDSSHHHPTRTSRTWEPNHHDIHDNLPEWATENPSESGGSFDASGAFHGGMYSDDDEEGGVVGSGGGGQGVIRTRRVSEGNATGNSGRPSSKPLPYSNNSNQVQNVTRHGTTTSSPANRERPKSLHPFEDKTTPIEQERRSVSPTKALTIPQQQQQQQQQQQQQQQLQQQQPPNKPSPPSTGISTRKVQSSANLVKVNEINPTAGPQRSKSFVEQPHRKLPVKQEMNTHDPAILATSQKAPIPPEPRNVTTNENVDNSLQKPDDDFDRMKEEADMLVAKLMADEESHKEETANVVPNSASNHVPPMPASGQQEKWFYRDPQGEVQGPFLANEMAEWCKAGYFTAGLMVRRTCDERYATLGDLMKMCGGRVPFAPGPPIPPLKMTESLPIPPVVPNAVPAGIPGSALPKPGMENPLLLLQYQQMRLLQNQQLLLRQLKASAIAKLSQSDHWATLSPVEQNQLILQYVMQDSEVRDMPLSTAHTFAPLLAPPPTNPVMQLFNQMQQAKSQADNHHPSNPHTAPPVHPVEPVDPIQQLIQQMGGIQNLPTPPQTNLSPQIPVPQPPQDDNPIKSLLRQLNVSANGHPQAHPMESVWPQPPPQMTPQFATQNWLAQVGPVPTMPPGQMPNSLWDLHTKEMKTEQQILEEQNIRLQEDRKKEELRKQEELQRQAEGESAKRKLEEDQARQMEEAKRKEEDKKRKEEEKRRKEEEKRKQEEELKKKEEKKRKEEERKREEKRKLDEENNRKKQEEEKKKREELKKQEEKLRKEEEKRKKLEEEQKRQEEERLKNEEEARQKAAAEEQARRAEQRRREAEALKKLQERSKAPWAQAPQAPPPTSHTSLAEIQRLEREKKAEMQRFQQMMNQQMEQRKAAEAVQEASALDSSKRLQFKWAEKATPTTKQPQVKSLAQIQQEEQERIAKVKQQEKERQDKVCQKEAAVALQNAGIWGTASQSLNWSSTTNSGSQAWTGSSTGAGGFWDEPAPSKAPVVAKQTAPKPVQVAAKPTTTNSTQQQQQQNNKVNKSKTKKDEELVKKLFENNTAKSDDFTQWCTRTLSGLQVSVDIPTFVGFLRDIESAYEVKEYVRMYLGDNKQCTEFGKQFLEKRSKWRSAQRPQAEADDLCKPAPAVNPNAPTEFQEVKGKAKKPKKGKMFKVDSRILGFSVTAATDRINVGDRDYGEGV, from the exons ATGACGGATTCTATGAAATTTGGTCCAGAGTG GTTGCGCAACTTGTCAGGAGACAGTTGTAGTAGCGGCGGGGGTGGTGGAGGAACAACAAATCTAATAACTCCTCGCTATCAACTGGCCGAGCATAGGTACGGTCGTGAAGAGATGCTCGCCCTATTCGATCGTAACTGCAAGCCACCGGAACACCTGCCCAGCCTccatattttcattgaaaaaactcaACTTCCATTGGCGCTTATACCGATGACAGAAGATGAAACG AGGCTGTGGAACGGCGGAATAGCTACGCTCACTGGTgcaggaagaggaagaggcgGCAGCGTTGATCGTGGAGGGCGCATAAGAACTGGTCGTGGTATACTGTATTCCTATCATCCACGTGGAATTGGTTACGATGATTCGGGAGATGGGAATCGTATAGAATCACAATCCTATCAG TCAAGAAGCCGAGGCTTTGATAGATCACAAAGTGAACGAGGCTGGTCAGAGAGAAACGGTATTCCGGATCCGGGCGAGTGGAATGGTTCGACGAGTCCGAGAAAGGAGTTGAGTAGAGGAACTAGTGGAAGTTCACTGATGGAGGGTAATTGGCGAAGACAACGTACAGCTGGCGAAGACGAGGAAGGTTGGCGCGTAACGTCGCATCATCGGGGCGAAAAGTGGG TAAGAGGCAGTTGGCGCGATGGGGGTGGCTTGGACAGGGCTAGAATGGACGGCGAGGGAGAAGATATTCGAGGTGGCAGTGGACGCTGGGATCCTAGGGGAGGTCACAGATCATCTCACGATTCGTCTCATCATCACCCAACTCGCACTTCCCGTACCTGGGAACCCAATCATCACGACATCCATGACAATCTGCCTGAATG GGCTACCGAGAATCCTAGTGAGAGTGGTGGAAGTTTCGATGCCTCGGGAGCATTTCACGGCGGAATGTATTCGGACGACGATGAGGAAGGTGGCGTAGTTGGAAGTGGTGGAGGTGGTCAAGGAGTGATTAGAACGAGACGCGTTTCTGAAGGAAATGCGACTGGGAATAGTGGAAGACCGAGTAGCAAGCCATTGCCGTATAGCAATAACTCGAATCAGGTCCAGAACGTGACTCGTCATGGGACTACAACGTCGAGTCCGGCTAATCGCGAGAGGCCGAAATCTCTTCATCCTTTCGAGGATAAAACTACTCCGATTGAACAGGAGAGAAGAAGTGTTTCACCTACAAAAGCTTTGACGATTccgcagcaacagcagcagcagcagcagcagcagcaacaacaacaacaattgcAACAGCAACAGCCTCCAAACAAGCCATCACCACCTTCGACGGGTATATCGACGCGAAAAGTTCAAAGCTCAGCAAATCTCGTAAAGGTAAATGAGATTAACCCAACCGCGGGGCCTCAACGTTCGAAATCATTCGTTGAGCAACCACATCGGAAATTGCCTGTAAAACAAGAAATGAATACTCACGATCCTGCGATATTAGCGACCAGCCAAAAAGCTCCGATTCCACCGGAACCACGTAACGTTACCACCAACGAGAATGTCGATAATTCTTTACAAAAACCCGACGATGATTTTGATCGAATGAAGGAAGAAGCTGATATGCTCGTCGCCAAATTAATGGCAGACGAAGAGAGTCACAAAGAAGAAACAGCCAACGTTGTACCCAATTCAGCGAGCAATCATGTTCCCCCCATGCCAGCCAGTGGACAGCAGGAAAAATGGTTCTATCGTGATCCCCAAGGTGAAGTCCAAGGACCTTTCTTGGCTAACGAAATGGCCGAGTGGTGTAAAGCTGGATATTTCACCGCAGGTCTCATGGTCAGAAGAACTTGCGACGAAAGATACGCGACGCTCGGTGATCTAATGAAAATGTGCGGTGGACGAGTACCCTTTGCACCCGGACCACCTATACCTCCTCTTAAA ATGACGGAATCGTTGCCTATACCACCTGTCGTACCGAATGCTGTACCGGCTGGAATACCTGGCAGTGCCTTACCCAAGCCTGGAATGGAAAACCCTCTTCTTTTATTGCAATATCAGCAAATGCGATTGCTGCAAAATCAGCAGTTACTATTGAGACAATTGAAAGCCTCGGCAATTGCAAAACTTTCACAATCCGATCATTGGGCTACGTTGAGCCCCGTTGAACAGAATCAATTGATACTTCAGTACGTTATGCAAGATTCTGAAGTTCGGGATATGCCGTTATCAACTGCTCATACATTTGCACCTTTGCTTGCCCCACCACCCACCAATCCTGTTATGCAATTGTTCAATCAAATGCAACAG gCAAAGTCTCAAGCCGACAATCATCATCCATCGAATCCTCATACAGCCCCGCCGGTTCATCCCGTAGAACCTGTTGATCCGATTCAACAGCTTATTCAGCAAATGGGTGGCATACAGAATCTTCCAACACCTCCGCAAACTAATTTGAGTCCTCAGATACCGGTTCCTCAGCCACCGCAGGATGACAATCCGATAAAATCGCTGCTACGTCAACTCAATGTAAGCGCCAATGGACATCCTCAGGCACATCCGATGGAGTCAGTGTGGCCTCAACCGCCACCACAGATGACGCCCCAATTTGCCACTCAAAATTGGCTTGCTCAG GTTGGACCAGTACCGACAATGCCACCTGGCCAAATGCCCAACTCGTTGTGGGACTTACATACTAAAGAAATGAAGACTGAACAACAGATATTA GAGGAGCAGAATATTAGGTTACAAGAAGATAGAAAGAAGGAAGAACTCAGGAAGCAGGAAGAATTACAGCGTCAAGCCGAGGGCGAAAGCGCGAAGAGGAAGTTGGAGGAGGATCAAGCTCGACAAATGGAGGAAGCGAAGCGTAAAGaagaagataaaaagagaaaggaggaggaaaagagacggaaggaggaggagaaacGTAAGCAAGAGGAAGAGCTGAagaaaaaggaggagaaaaagcGTAAGGAGGAAGAACGAAAACGGGAGGAAAAGCGTAAACTGGACGAGGAAAACAACAGGAAGAAAcaagaggaggagaaaaagaagcgGGAAGAGCTCAAAAAACAGGAAGAGAAGTTGAgaaaagaggaggaaaaacggaagaaactagaagaagagcaaaaaagacaagaggaagagagacttAA aaatgAGGAAGAAGCTCGTCAGAAAGCTGCGGCCGAAGAGCAAGCTCGTCGAGCTGAGCAAAGACGCCGAGAGGCTGAAGCACTAAAAAAATTGCAGGAACGTAGCAAGGCACCGTGGGCTCAAGCTCCTCAGGCACCACCTCCGACTTCGCACACATCCCTCGCCGAAATACAGAGGCTTGAACGTGAAAAGAAAGCT GAGATGCAGAGATTCCAGCAAATGATGAATCAACAAATGGAGCAGCGCAAGGCAGCGGAAGCGGTACAAGAAGCTTCCGCTTTAGATTCATCAAAACGTTTGCAATTCAAATGGGCCGAAAAAGCAACACCAACCACCAAACAACCTCAGGTCAAGAGTCTTGCGCAAATTCAGCAAGAAGAGCAAGAGCGCATTGCAAAAGTTAAG CAACAGGAAAAGGAACGTCAAGACAAAGTATGTCAGAAGGAAGCTGCGGTTGCGTTGCAAAACGCTGGTATATGGGGAACGGCTTCACAGTCTTTGAATTGGTCAAGCACGACAAATTCCGGTAGTCAAGCATGGACCGGAAGCTCCACAGGAGCTGGAGGTTTTTGGGATGAACCGGCACCTTCGAAAGCTCCGGTCGTCGCAAAACAAACCGCTCCCAAACCAGTACAGGTCGCTGCTAAACCAACCACCACCAATTCCacgcagcaacagcaacaacagaaTAACAAAGTTAACAAGAGCAAAACCAAGAAAGACGAGGAACTCGTGAAAAAACTCTTCGAGAATAACACTGCCAAG